The nucleotide sequence CGCTCTGGCCTCTATTGCTTATAGTACAAGGAAGTCTAGCGAGCACGGCTACAACACTTATAGATGGCGTAAAAAAAGCACTTCAGACTATAGTGATAGCATCGACTCAGGCACTGCTGCATTGCTTGAAAGCGGCGATTTATGGTTTTCTAGAGGTAACCGCTACTCTGTCTGGAATAACGAACAAGAACGCTTAGGTATTACTGCCTCTTTGCAGTACCGTCCATCAGATGACGTAGACTTAAGCCTAGACTTCATGCGAGGCGAACTGAACAATACCTTAGATGAGCACCATATATCTACTGGCGGCTCAAGTAGTACCGCATTAGGTCGCGTGGAAGAGCTTGAATATATTGATAATAACGGTGATAAAGAAGTGGTATTCGCCCGTTATTCTGATACCACTGTACGAACAGAGTCGCGTGAAGATTATAATGAGTCAATCTTTACTCAGGTTACGTTCAATGCAGATTGGGTCATTTCAGATGCATTATCGGTAGAAGCACAAATAGGCACAAGTTCCTCTGAATACAATCAACCTAAGGTTAATAAAGCTAACCTTATGCGCGAAGGAAGCGGCATCACCACAGATTTCACCCAAGACCGTTTTTATGGCGTAAATACCTATGATTTCGATCCTACATCGACTGACGGTTGGTTAGTTAAAGACTTGTACTTCCAAGAAGACTACATGAATACCGACTACGATAATGCCAAAGTTGATTTTAGGTACTTAGTTGGTGATTCTGGCACAATCAGTTTTGGCGCAAACTATAAAAAATTCACTAACTCCGGTGAACGCAGACGTGATTCAGGCTATGTGCAAAGCAAAGATACTCCACTTAATACTGGCGTAAATACTATTTCTTCTGATATCACTGAAGTCTATTCTGATCACCCAGATCAAAGTTGGTTACAACTAGACATGGATGCAGTTAAAGCGTTTTACGGCTTATCTGATCTCTCGTTAGGAGACGATACTGTTGTAGAGACCTATGCCTTCGAAGTGCAAGAAGAAACCCAAGCACTTTACGGCTTATATAGCTGGGATAGCATACTGGGTGATTCGACCTTTAGAGGAAGTATAGGCTTGCGCTACTACAACACAGAACTGACTTCTAGCGGTGTTTCTAATGGTGAAGACATTACCATGGTTCGCGACTACTCAGGCGTACTGCCTACCCTGAATGTGGTGTATGAGGTAAGCGAAGATGTACTGCTGCGCTTTAGTGCAAGTAAAAATCTAACTCGTCCCTCTTTAGGCGCGCTTTCGGTCTCAGCGAGTGTATCGCAAGCTACCTTGGCAGAAGGTGACATTGGTTCAGTATCAATAGGTAACCCTGATTTAGAACCGTATTCATCAGTCAACATTGATACCTCTATTGAATCTTATTTTGAAGGCGTTGGTTACCTTTCTGCTGCGGTATTCTTCAAAGATATTGAAGATTTTATAGTCACGGAAACAGCAGCTGAAACCAAAACCCTTGCAGAATTGTCGTTGCCTGAATCTTTGTTGCCAAACGGAGGCACTTCGGACACTCAATTTAATGTAACCACACCGCAGAATGCCGACGCATCCACTATTAAAGGTTTTGAGTTATCTTTCCAACGTGATTTCGATTTCTTGCCCGAACCTTTCCACAATATGGGGATGATTGCTAACTACACTTGGGCAGATGGCACAAGTAAGTACCGCAATGTACAAGGTAGCGGGGAAGATCAAGTTAAGGCATTCCAAGGGCTATCAAAAAGTAGCTACAACCTAACTGTCTATTATGAAACAGATACATGGGGCGCTCGCATTGCTGCAGCCTACCGTGACCGTTACATTAGTCGCGTTGAGTCTGGCCTTGGCGACGAAGACGAACGTGGATTCCATGAAACCACTTATGTCGATTTCTCGGCTTTCTATCAGCTCAGTGAAGCACTTAAGCTGAACATTGAAGGTATTAACTTAACCAATCAACAAGAAGTTCAGTATAGTGACTCCAGTGATCGTCAATACAACACCACGACGAGCGGAAGAACCTATATGGCAGGTGTAACTTATAAGTTTTAATCTGTTACTTATTGTCAAAGGCGCCTGAATTTTCTGGCGCCTTTTTTATTACTACATATATTGTAACGTTGACGTTTTTATTTTGGTCATAATTTTAGGAGCCTGTAATGCGCTACCCAGCATTGTACTCAGTGATTTTATCTTTCCCGCTTTTAGCGTCATGCAAAAGTACTGTTGACCAGCCCCAAAGTAATATCCCGCCGAGCTCCACTCAGCAGGCAACAACACCAGAGTGGCTAGCAGGTGATCACCATATCCATGGTAAATATAGTGCTAGATGGGATTGGAGTACCACCCCACCTACGCCTATTTTACGAGGAGATGCACAGTACGCCACCGCCATTTACGCGCAAATGGCAAAACATCACAATCTTAGTTGGATGGTTACCACAGATCATGGTGGCCCTGCTCATAGTAAGGTAAATTTACATCAAGCCTATCCAGAGCTTGTTGCATCGCGCGAGGCCACACCTGAAGTATTGCAGTTTTACGGAATGGAATTTGACACACCAGGAGCACGCCACTGTAGTTTAATCATTCCACATACTGCGAATGAAGCTGAACAACTTTTTCGTATAGAAAAAAACTTTAATCGACGTGAGGTTGAACCCAATTCCGTCCCCAGAGACACCAATGCCTTTATGTTAAAAGCGCTAAAGTCCATGCAAGCCGAGAAAGATAAACCGCTTTTAATTGTAAACCACCCTGCTCGTTTAGCAGACAAGCTCGCTAGCTTCAAAAAGGTCACCCCCGAGAAACTAAAAGGTTGGCAAGATGCCGCACCTGATGTAGTGATAGGGATGGAGGGTGCGCCAGGACACCAGGCCAACGCGCTGAACCCTAATGGCTCAATAAAGAAATCTGGAAAGCGTGGCGGCTACGATCATTTCCCTACTATGGGTGGCTTCGATCAGATGACCGCTATTGTAGGTGGTGTATGGGATCGTATGCTCAGTGAAGGTAGGCATTGGTGGATAACCGCAGCATCCGATAGCCATATGCATTACACAGAAGGGCGAACAGACTTTTGGCCGGGTGAATATTCAAAAACCTATGTTTTTGCTAACAAACAATACGCCGATATTATGCAAGCAATGCGCGACGGAAAAATATTTGTTACCACTGGCGATCTAATAGATTCATTGTCAGTTGAAGTGAAAAGTAACGCCAATCTGACTGCCAATATAGGAGAGACAATCGCCATTACGTCGGGTGGCGATGCCACAGTAAGAATACGATTTCATGACCCTGACAATCACAATTTTGGCCGTCAGAACCCAAAGGTCGAACGTGTGGATGTGATTATTGGAAACGTAACGAGTGGCGATGAACCTGATGTAGCGCCGGTGGTTCATCGTTTTACACCCGATAAGTGGAGGGTAGATGGACAATATGGGGTTATCGAAATATCACTTAACGATATTCAACAAGGGCATTACATTCGTGTTAGAGGCACCAACAATGCAGATGAACTTGAACCTGAAATAGACCCGCCAGGTGAAGATCCTTGGTCTGACTTATGGTTTTACAGTAACCCTGTATTTATTATTTTAAATTAGCCCTATCGGCCTGCCAACATACTCACTATCGTATGTTGGCAGAGCCACTTATTATTTTTGCATGGTCGACAACGAAGGGGGGAACTTACCCTTTCCCCAGTCAGATGGCTTAGATGCCATTTTTAATTTCAGCTCTCCTCCTTTTATTACATCTTCATGCGCTATCCAAGTGTTATTAAATGGCTTGCCGTTCAAGCTGGCAGAAACAATGTACCGATTCTTTTTACTAAGCTTATCGGCGACCACTTTAAAGGTGTTCCCCCCTTCAAGATGCAAGGTAGCCGACTTCACTTGTGGCGTGTTAATTAAATAATATGGCTGTCCCGCATTGGGAAATAGGCCAATCATGTGAAAGGCCAGCCAAGATGACATGGCGCCCGAGTCGTCGTTACCCGGCAAACCGTCTCGCGCGCTGGTGTAATGTTCTTGGATGATTTTATTAATTCTGTCAGAGCTTAAATGTGGCTTCCCTAACCAATGATAAAGCGTTGGTGTTAAAAACGAAGGTTCATTGGCTACATTGTAATAGTTGTGTTCAAAGAATGTGTTTAAGCGAGCTTCAAATGCACCGCTACCGCCACTCTTCTCTATCACTTGTGCAATATCATGAGGTACATAGAATGAGTATTCCCATGAACTAGCTTCGTAGAAAAAACCACACCACCAGCACACACAATTTGGCCAGTCTTGCGCAAGCGGCGTGTACTCAATGTTCTGCGCTATACCATCTTTGATAGTACAAGGAACTTCATCTACCCACTTTCCATCAGCATCTTTAGGCATAATGAAACCACGAGCGCCGTCGTGCTCGGTATCACGCCATAAGTTTTGCCAATTATTTGATTGATCAATAAACCGGTAATATTCCCCCATGCGATGCAAACCTTTTGCAACGGTGGCTAACGCAAAGTCGTTGTATGCGTATTCTAGGGTGCGATTTCCCGCGCGCACGTAATCGGTAGATACATAACCTAAATGGTTGTAATCCTCTAAGCCCCCTCGCCCTTCTTTCTCGCTATTTCCACCAGGAGAAACTGTGGCATTTTTTATCATCGCTTTAAGGGCTTGGTGGTAATTAACGCCGCTTAAATTTTTAGCGTAAGCATCTGCAATGACCACATCAGCGTTTGAACCGCCTTGAGTGCGACCATTTGTATTACCGCTGCGCCCTTCAGGTAAATAACCATCGTAGCGATAGATATTTAACATGCCATTGATAATATCAGCTTGGCGCTCTGGAGCAATTAAGGTGATGAGAGGTGAAGATGTACGAAAGGTATCCCAAATGGCGTAGAAGTCGTCATAGTAAGGTGTTGCCGTCCAAAGCGGGTTTTCACCGGAACGATCTACCGGCATCAACATCGTATGATATAACCCTGTATAGAACATGACGCGCTGTTCTCGGCTTGCTGATTTATCTAATTCGATTTGCGCAATTAACCGTTCCCACTTTTGTTCACTTTGCTCTCGTACCAGATTAAAGTTCCAATGCGGTATTTGACCTCGAAGATTCTCAGCTGCCTTGGCTTCGCTAATAAATGAAATGCCTATTTTCAGCTTAACTGTTTTACTTTTATGGTCGCTAAACCGGCAAACTACGCCCGTTTTATCACCCGAGTCATATTGACTCTTTATAGACGGATAAAGGGTGTCACCCTTGAACGTGCTAAAACTATCACAGGGTTGATTAACCTGGGCATGATAATACACCGTGTATGCATTACCATTATTCCAACCGCCGCGAATTCGACTATAGCCTCGAATTTCAGTTGGCGAAATGACTTCTACCTGAGAACCAACAAATTGCTGTGCTTCCCTTGCATCAGGAACGGCTTTTTCACCTAGAAAAAATCCACCGTCTATTTTAATCGCATTGTTGCGATTATCACGAAACGTGTATTGATGAAATGCGGCTCTATCGGCGGTGGCTAGCTCTGCTTTTATTCCCCACTTAACCAAATCAGTCGCATAGTAACCTACGCTGGTATGCTCATTGGCACGTAAACTCGTTTGCGCAACCGACTCGAAATCTCCTGAATACGGCATAATAGAAATATTACCGTACTTAGGTCCGCCACCTGTACCGCTGACGTGTATTTGACTAAAGCCAACGAGGGGTTTGGTTAAATCTGGGTCGTAACCACTATTACTGTGAGTGCCAATATCTGGCCCTGGCTTCACCATGCCAAATGGGTTACTGGGGCCAACGAACACGTTCCCCAAACCTTCTGAACCAATGAAGGGGTCGATATATTCATGGTAGTTGTCCTTAGCGAAACTCATCGAACAACAAAGCAATATTGAAAGAAATAAAGTAGATTTCAGCAAATTGAGCATTAATGTGACCTTTAAGCGCAAACTAATTGTGGAACTAGCCGCTATTAACGAAATTTTAACGAGTATTTTTTACCACGTCTTTGACACCGGTGTCAAACCTAGCATATAGTAGTTAACAGTCGACACGTTGGCCTCAGTAAATTTGTTAACGCTCGACTAGTCACTTTAATTGGACAAACCAATAAAACCTGAATTCCTATAGCTTTTGTAAACCCGAAAATGTTTACCACTCAACGATAAAGCCATAATAAATAGACTTATACTGGTGAAAAAAAATGTTATATGAAAGTAAACATTGCGTTTCTGTACGAGCAAATGATACCTTTTACAAATCGGCTTGACCAATAAAATAGCATTAACAACTATTTTCAGCCATGCTTTAGCAATAACGCCAACATCATCCTGTTGTGCTGTTATTTTAGACACGGTTTATAGGTAATAATATGACCCCTCAACACATAGACAATTTTTACTCGCGCGCGTTCTTACTCAACCACAGTGAAAAAATACTGGATTTTTACACGCCTCGGGTGATTGACCCTCAAGGAGGATATTTTCAAAATTATTTTGATGATGGAGAAATATTCGACCCTACATACAAACAGCTGGTGAGTAGTACACGAATTATTGTCAATTTTGCAAGGGCGAGCCAAGTCTTTAATAAACCCAATTATGCCGACATTGCACTGCACGGATTAGATTTTTTAGAGCAAGCGCATTGGCATGAAGAAACACAGTCGTATGCGTGGACCATTCGCAATCAACAAGCCGAAGACATGACCCAACAAGCTTATGGATACGCATTTGTTTTGTTAGCTTATGCCGCTATTCAAAAAGCGGGTCTTAAAGAAGTGACGTCAAACATTGATGCTGTTTTCCAATTACTTGAACGTCGCTTTTGGCAACAAGATTATGGTTTATACGCCGATGAGCTCAGTGTCGATGACCTATTAAGTGACTATCGCGGACAAAACGCGAATATGCATATCTGTGAAGCCATGATTTCGGCTTATGAAGCAACTAATGACGAAAAGTATCTCAATCGGGCTTATCTAATTGCTCAGAACATTACGCAGCGCCAAGCTGCGCTGTCTGATGGGCTGATATGGGAACATTACACAACGCACTTCGATATAGATTGGGAATACAATAAACACGACCCCAAAAACCTTTATCGACCTTGGGGATTTCAACCAGGCCACCAAACTGAGTGGAGTAAGTTACTGCTAGCCTTACACCAACATATAGAAGAGCCGAAACTACTTGAACGTGCCAAAACCCTATTTGAGCGAGCTTTCTCTTTATCTTGGGACCACCAATATGGAGGACTAGTCTACGGGTTCGATTCTGACGGTAAATGGTGTGACGATGATAAATATTTTTGGGTGCAAGCAGAAAGCTTTGCGGCTGCCGCTATCTTATTTAGTGAAACCGATAACCACGAATTTTTAAGTGCGTACCAACAACTATGGCAATACAGTTGGACGAACATGGTCGACCATAAGTATGGTGCGTGGTTTAGGGTTCTCACCCGTGAAAATATCGCCTATTCAAAAGAAAAAAGTAGTGCTGGCGCCAAGTGCGATTATCATACATTGGGTGCCTGTTTCGACGTACTCGCCCATATGCCACCTACCACAGAAGGGCTATAAATATGCATATTTCGACTTCTGGTACTGAACGCCAACCCTCCCCCGCGGCCTTTAATGCCCGATTTGCATTAATGGTAATGACATCACTCTTTTTCATATGGGGCTTTATTACTGCACTAAATGATATTTTGCTACCTTACTTAAAAAATGCATTTTCGTTAACGTATTTTCAGGCTGGATTGGTTCAATTTTGCTTCTTTGGCGCTTATTTCATTGTGTCACCATTCGCAGGCCGCTTCCTCGAAAAAATTGGTTATAAAAAAGGCATAGTGGTGGGCCTTTTAACTATTGCTAGCGGATGTGTTCTATTTTATCCCGCTGCCGAGATATCCATGTACCCACTCTTTCTATTTGCCTTATTTGTTCTGGCATCAGGGGTAACCATGCTACAGGTTTCTGCTAACCCTTATGTTGCTGTTCTCGGCCCAGAAAGCACAGCAGCGAGTCGACTCAACTTAGCGCAAGCTATTAATTCAGTTGGACATACTGCAGGCCCCATGTTTGGTGCATTGCTTATTTTGGCTGCAACCAGTGAGGCAGGTTCGGCAAAATCAGTACAAACACCCTACCTTATTATTGCAGGGGCGTTAGTGATAGTTGCGTTATTGTTTCTAAAAATGAAGCTCCCAAACATTAGTGAACATGTTGAAAAAGATCAGGCATCCCCCCCTTTCTCGTTGTTTGCGCACAAACATCTGTATTTAGGTGTATTGGCGATTTTCCTTTACGTAGGTGCAGAGGTGTCCATCGGCAGTTATTTGGTAAACCTATTTATGCAGCTCGGTATCGACAACATGAATGAAGTCACCGCAGGTAAGATGGTCTCGTATTATTGGGGCGCCGCCATGGTAGGACGGTTCATAGGAGCAGCCATCCTCAACTTCATCAAAGCGACAACCCTCTTGGCCATTAACGCTGTACTTGCTATTAGCATGATAGTTATCGCGGTAAATATGGAAGGAAGTCTTGCTATGTGGTCTATATTAGCAGTGGGCTTTTTCAATTCAATTATGTTTCCCACCATTTTCACATTGGCAATTCGGGGCCTAGGAGAATATACCGGGCGAGGTTCTGGTTATTTATGCCAAGGTATTGTCGGCGGTGCAATTTTGCCTTTGTTGCAAGGTTTTGCAGCAGATGCCATGGGGTTACAGATGAGCTTTTTAATTCCGGCTATTAGCTACCTATATATTGCTTGGTATGCAGTAAAAGGAAGCAAAATTAATTAGCTTAGGTCAATCCACATTACTCTTTAAATCTTAGTCAAAAACGCCGAAAGAGGATTCTAACCATGGTTACCCTTACATCTCGACGACATTTTATGAAAACCACCCTATCGGGTGTGATTGCTGCTTCGTTATTCTCGGGAACTCTGCAAGCGAAAATGCTTGAACGTTACTACGAACAATTTAGCACTTCGCGACAACCGAGCAACCGGGTTTCACCGAGTATAGGCAAGCGAATAAGCGTAAAAAAATACGGCGCTACGGGCAATGGTAAATCACTCGACACTAAGGCTATTCAATCTACTATCGACGCTATCAGCGAAAGTGGCGATATAGGCACGGTTTGGCTTCCTGCTGGAGTATATTTAAGCGGCACCCTTCACCTAGCGAGCAATGTTAACTTAGAAATTGACGAAAATGCCATATTGCTTGGCAGTACGAATATACGTGACTACGAAGATGCGAACGGCAAAGTTCACGCGTTAATAGAAGCTAATGACTGTCACAATATTGCGATTTTTGGAAAGGGCACTATTAATGGCCAGGGGCGTCAACTAGGGCTCAATATAAACCGCTTGCATCATGCAAAAGAGCGTATTGAAAGCGATTTTAATGAAAGAAGAAACCGTTCTCGCCATCGCCCCAGCGTGCTAGCGGTTCATCACTGCAATACTGTCAAAGTTTACGACATCACTATTGAGAATGGCGCATTTTGGGTTCAACATTATGCAGCTTGTCAAAACCTACATATCGACAATATCGTGGTACAAAGCGATACATTTTGGAATAATGACGGCATTGATATAAACGATTGTGAAAATGTTCGTATTACTGGCTGCTTTGTAAACGCTGCCGATGATGCTATTTGCCTAAAATCTACGACCAAAGGCGATATACATAATGACAACATATATATTGGCAAATGCGTGCTACGATCCAGTTCCAACGGAATTAAGTTCGGTACCGAAAGCCAGAACGGTTTTACCAATGTAGAAATAGAAAATATTACTGTATTCGATACGTACCGAAGTGCAATTGCATTGGAAACGGTGGACGGAGCAAAACTGGAAAACGTCACAATTAATAATATTAATGCCCAGAACGTAGGTTGTGCTATTTTCATTCGCTTAGGACAACGTAACCGGGATGTACCTACAAACACACCTCTTGGCAGCATTAAAAATATCAGCATCACCAATGTAAATGCGCATATTAGCTTTGGGCGCGCAGATATTAATTATGACTTGCGTGGTCCTGGTCTAAACACGTTCTTCAACCCTATCCCAGCCTCAATAACAGGCCTTCCCGATGCATTGGTGGAAAATGTTACACTTGAGCACATTTCTATTAGCTATCCGGGAAGAGCTAACAAGGGCTTGGCATATCGGCCATACGATCAATTATTTTTGGTTCCCCAAGAACGCGATGCCTATCCGGAATACACCATGTTTGGAGAACTACCAAGCTGGGGATTGTTTGTCAGGCATGTGAAGGGCATTACGCTTAACGATGTTTCATTAGCCGCACGAGAGCACGATTTTAGACCTGCTTTGGTATTTGATGATGTAAACGGCATTAATCTTTCAGACGTAACGTTACACGCTGTTAACGATACGCACTTAGTATTGCACAATACTAAAAATGTTAACGTCGATGCCTTGGTCGCGACAAACAACAACCAGAAGCTAGCACCTATTTCGCGTTCTGCATGGCATCAATCAAAAGACTAGCGCCTAAAATTAACGCCTAACTGCTTGACCATTTGGTTGAGCAATTCCTACCGCTTAGCTCCCTTTGAGGCTAACCACTGTAACCCCTCTTTTTCATCAGCACAAAAGAAGTAATCGATTTCCGCAGCTATATAAACCCGTTCAAACTGGCTGCGAACCAGCGCTGGAATATCAGCGTTTGTCACCACTAAAGCACAAGCTGACATACCATAGATTTTGCGAAGTTTAATTGAGTCTATTAGGGTAGCTTCTGCCGCTGGGGTTAAAATACCCGTACCTTGAACAAATCCTAAAAAGCCCCATTGTTGCCCTCTAAGGCTCAACGCAATCTCTTTAACATCGTCGTGATATTGCTTCAAAATCGCTTCGTTAACGACGCCTCGACCGTCTACTCGCAGCACGCTCCCGATCAGCTCAATATCATATTCGGCATGTTTGGTTTCTGCATGAGAGGTATTCTTGCCAAGCGTATGAATATTGTTCGGGACCATAATGTCTCATTTAAAACTAACCGCAAATGACCTGCTCTAATATTAGGCGCTACTTTTACATTGCGCCAAGTTAGTGCTATTAAAAACAAAGTCCATTAGTAGTAAATAGTCAAAAGCGACGCTAAACATAAAAAACCCGCCATTTGGCGGGTTTCTGCGTTAGCGACTAAGCTAACTTACTTCTTTTTCTTTGCCTTAGGGTTAGGCAAATCGGTAATACTACCTTCAAAGATTTCAGACGCTAAGCCGATAGACTCGTTAAGTGTTGGGTGAGCGTGAATAGTTAATGCAACATCTTCTGCATCAGCACCCATCTCAATAGCTAGGCCAATTTCACCGAGCATTTCGCCCGCGTTGGTACCTACCATTGCACCACCAATAACGCGGCCAGTTTCTTTTTCGAAGATCATCTTGGTCATACCGTTAGTTGCATCAGAGGCAATCGCACGGCCTGAAGCAGCCCAAGGGAAAGTTGCAGTTTCATAGCTTACGCCCTGCTCTTTCGCTTCTTTTTCCGTTAAACCCACCCAAGCGACTTCTGGCTCAGTATAGGCAACTGAAGGAATAGCACGTGGGTCGAAGTAGTGCTTCTGCCCAGCAATAACTTCTGCTGCAACATGGCCTTCATGCACCGCTTTGTGTGCAAGCATTGGCTGACCAACAAGGTCACCGATTGCAAAGATGTGGTCAACGTTAGTACGCATTTGCTTATCAACATTGATAAAGCCACGCTCGTCAACGTTTACGCCAGCAGTATCAGCACCAACTAGCTTGCCATTTGGCTTACGACCAACAGCAACCAATACTTTATCGTAACGAACGGGTTCAGCAGGCGCTTTTTTGCCTTCAAAGGTCACATACAAGCCATCATCTTTTGCTTCAACCGCAGTTACTTTGGTTTCTAGCATGATGTTAAACTTGTCTTTGTAGTCTTTCATGAATACTTTCATGATGTCTTTGTCAGCTGCTGGGATTAGCTGGTCTAAGAACTCTACTACATCAATTTTTGAGCCTAGTGCTTCGTACACTGTGCCCATTTCTAGACCGATGATACCACCGCCTAGTACTAGCATTTTCTCTGGAATGTCTTTCATTTCCAAAGCGCCAGTTGAATCAATTACACGGTCATCTTCAGGGATGAACGGAAGGCTTACTGGCTCAGAACCCGCAGCAATAATCGCTTTTTCAAAAGTAATCGTAGTAACGTCGTCACCATCTTTTACTTCTAGGGTATTAGCGCCTGTGAACTTGCCGTAACCTTTAACGTGTTTGGTTTTACGCATTTTTGACATGCCGCCAAGACCGTTAGTTAGTTGGCTAACAACGCTGTCTTTGTATTCGCGGATTTTGTCTAAGTCGATGGTAGGCTCGCCG is from Alteromonas australica and encodes:
- a CDS encoding TonB-dependent receptor, which codes for MNKKVKTAIALGVITALSTTYAIPVIAQESADDTLEIIEVKGFRGAVIKAKDLKRESLVAQDSIVAEDIADFPDLNLADSLQRVPGIAITREGGEGRQISLRGMGPQFTRVEVNGMEALGSSSSPMDSRGAVTRSRAFDFNIFASELFNQIDVKKSYSAEIEEGGIGGTVNLKTAKPFDFSGPKGVVGVQGGTNTNTDNFDNRFVGMVSNTWDKFGALASIAYSTRKSSEHGYNTYRWRKKSTSDYSDSIDSGTAALLESGDLWFSRGNRYSVWNNEQERLGITASLQYRPSDDVDLSLDFMRGELNNTLDEHHISTGGSSSTALGRVEELEYIDNNGDKEVVFARYSDTTVRTESREDYNESIFTQVTFNADWVISDALSVEAQIGTSSSEYNQPKVNKANLMREGSGITTDFTQDRFYGVNTYDFDPTSTDGWLVKDLYFQEDYMNTDYDNAKVDFRYLVGDSGTISFGANYKKFTNSGERRRDSGYVQSKDTPLNTGVNTISSDITEVYSDHPDQSWLQLDMDAVKAFYGLSDLSLGDDTVVETYAFEVQEETQALYGLYSWDSILGDSTFRGSIGLRYYNTELTSSGVSNGEDITMVRDYSGVLPTLNVVYEVSEDVLLRFSASKNLTRPSLGALSVSASVSQATLAEGDIGSVSIGNPDLEPYSSVNIDTSIESYFEGVGYLSAAVFFKDIEDFIVTETAAETKTLAELSLPESLLPNGGTSDTQFNVTTPQNADASTIKGFELSFQRDFDFLPEPFHNMGMIANYTWADGTSKYRNVQGSGEDQVKAFQGLSKSSYNLTVYYETDTWGARIAAAYRDRYISRVESGLGDEDERGFHETTYVDFSAFYQLSEALKLNIEGINLTNQQEVQYSDSSDRQYNTTTSGRTYMAGVTYKF
- a CDS encoding CehA/McbA family metallohydrolase domain-containing protein, whose protein sequence is MRYPALYSVILSFPLLASCKSTVDQPQSNIPPSSTQQATTPEWLAGDHHIHGKYSARWDWSTTPPTPILRGDAQYATAIYAQMAKHHNLSWMVTTDHGGPAHSKVNLHQAYPELVASREATPEVLQFYGMEFDTPGARHCSLIIPHTANEAEQLFRIEKNFNRREVEPNSVPRDTNAFMLKALKSMQAEKDKPLLIVNHPARLADKLASFKKVTPEKLKGWQDAAPDVVIGMEGAPGHQANALNPNGSIKKSGKRGGYDHFPTMGGFDQMTAIVGGVWDRMLSEGRHWWITAASDSHMHYTEGRTDFWPGEYSKTYVFANKQYADIMQAMRDGKIFVTTGDLIDSLSVEVKSNANLTANIGETIAITSGGDATVRIRFHDPDNHNFGRQNPKVERVDVIIGNVTSGDEPDVAPVVHRFTPDKWRVDGQYGVIEISLNDIQQGHYIRVRGTNNADELEPEIDPPGEDPWSDLWFYSNPVFIILN
- a CDS encoding GH92 family glycosyl hydrolase; translated protein: MLNLLKSTLFLSILLCCSMSFAKDNYHEYIDPFIGSEGLGNVFVGPSNPFGMVKPGPDIGTHSNSGYDPDLTKPLVGFSQIHVSGTGGGPKYGNISIMPYSGDFESVAQTSLRANEHTSVGYYATDLVKWGIKAELATADRAAFHQYTFRDNRNNAIKIDGGFFLGEKAVPDAREAQQFVGSQVEVISPTEIRGYSRIRGGWNNGNAYTVYYHAQVNQPCDSFSTFKGDTLYPSIKSQYDSGDKTGVVCRFSDHKSKTVKLKIGISFISEAKAAENLRGQIPHWNFNLVREQSEQKWERLIAQIELDKSASREQRVMFYTGLYHTMLMPVDRSGENPLWTATPYYDDFYAIWDTFRTSSPLITLIAPERQADIINGMLNIYRYDGYLPEGRSGNTNGRTQGGSNADVVIADAYAKNLSGVNYHQALKAMIKNATVSPGGNSEKEGRGGLEDYNHLGYVSTDYVRAGNRTLEYAYNDFALATVAKGLHRMGEYYRFIDQSNNWQNLWRDTEHDGARGFIMPKDADGKWVDEVPCTIKDGIAQNIEYTPLAQDWPNCVCWWCGFFYEASSWEYSFYVPHDIAQVIEKSGGSGAFEARLNTFFEHNYYNVANEPSFLTPTLYHWLGKPHLSSDRINKIIQEHYTSARDGLPGNDDSGAMSSWLAFHMIGLFPNAGQPYYLINTPQVKSATLHLEGGNTFKVVADKLSKKNRYIVSASLNGKPFNNTWIAHEDVIKGGELKLKMASKPSDWGKGKFPPSLSTMQK
- a CDS encoding AGE family epimerase/isomerase; amino-acid sequence: MTPQHIDNFYSRAFLLNHSEKILDFYTPRVIDPQGGYFQNYFDDGEIFDPTYKQLVSSTRIIVNFARASQVFNKPNYADIALHGLDFLEQAHWHEETQSYAWTIRNQQAEDMTQQAYGYAFVLLAYAAIQKAGLKEVTSNIDAVFQLLERRFWQQDYGLYADELSVDDLLSDYRGQNANMHICEAMISAYEATNDEKYLNRAYLIAQNITQRQAALSDGLIWEHYTTHFDIDWEYNKHDPKNLYRPWGFQPGHQTEWSKLLLALHQHIEEPKLLERAKTLFERAFSLSWDHQYGGLVYGFDSDGKWCDDDKYFWVQAESFAAAAILFSETDNHEFLSAYQQLWQYSWTNMVDHKYGAWFRVLTRENIAYSKEKSSAGAKCDYHTLGACFDVLAHMPPTTEGL
- a CDS encoding sugar MFS transporter; its protein translation is MHISTSGTERQPSPAAFNARFALMVMTSLFFIWGFITALNDILLPYLKNAFSLTYFQAGLVQFCFFGAYFIVSPFAGRFLEKIGYKKGIVVGLLTIASGCVLFYPAAEISMYPLFLFALFVLASGVTMLQVSANPYVAVLGPESTAASRLNLAQAINSVGHTAGPMFGALLILAATSEAGSAKSVQTPYLIIAGALVIVALLFLKMKLPNISEHVEKDQASPPFSLFAHKHLYLGVLAIFLYVGAEVSIGSYLVNLFMQLGIDNMNEVTAGKMVSYYWGAAMVGRFIGAAILNFIKATTLLAINAVLAISMIVIAVNMEGSLAMWSILAVGFFNSIMFPTIFTLAIRGLGEYTGRGSGYLCQGIVGGAILPLLQGFAADAMGLQMSFLIPAISYLYIAWYAVKGSKIN